Proteins encoded together in one Urocitellus parryii isolate mUroPar1 chromosome 3, mUroPar1.hap1, whole genome shotgun sequence window:
- the LOC144253543 gene encoding olfactory receptor 7A40-like: MESKNDTKISEFLLQGIAEDPELQPLIFGLFLSMHLVTVLGNLLIILATISDSHLHTPMYFFLSNLSFVDVCFTSTTVPKMLVNIQTERKAITYEGCIVQIYFFILFGVLDNFLLTVMAYDRFVAICHPLHYTVIMNHRLCVSLVLASWITSALNSLLQSLMVLRLSFCTDLEIPHFFCELNQVVLLACSDTFPNDMLMYFAAGLLFCGPLAGILYSYSKIVSSIRAISSAQGKYKAFSTCASHLSVVSLFYCTCLGVYFSSSATHNSHSSATASVMYSVVTPMLNPFIYSLRNKDIMGALRRLFVGKL, from the coding sequence ATGGAAtcaaaaaatgacacaaaaatttcagaatttcttctCCAGGGAATTGCAGAGGACCCAGAACTGCAGCCCCTCATCTTTGGGCTGTTTCTCTCCATGCACCtggtcactgtgctggggaacctgctcatcatcctggccacaatctcagactcccacctgcacacacccatgtacttcttcctctccaacctgtcctttgtggatgtctgcttcacctccaccactgtccccaagatgctggtgaacatccagacaGAGAGAAAGGCCATAACCTATGAGGGATGCATCGTGcagatatattttttcatactCTTTGGAGTTTTGGATAATTTCCTTCTAACTGTGATGGCTTATGACCGCTTTGTAGCTATCTGTCACCCTCTGCACTACACGGTCATCATGAACCACCGACTCTGTGTGTCCCTGGTGCTGGCATCCTGGATCACAAGTGCCCTGAATTCCCTGCTGCAAAGCTTAATGGTGTTGCGACTGTCCTTCTGCACAGACTTGGAAATCCcccacttcttctgtgaactgAATCAAGTGGTTCTGCTTGCCTGTTCTGACACTTTTCCTAATGACATGCTGATGTATTTTGCAGCAGGACTGCTGTTCTGTGGCCCCCTTGCTGGTATCCTTTACTCCTACTCCAAGATAGTCTCCTCCATCCGTGCAATCTCATCAGCTCAgggcaagtacaaagccttctccacctgtgcgtCTCACCTCTCCGTGGTCTCCTTATTCTATTGCACATGCCTAGGAGTCTACTTTAGCTCATCTGCTACACACAACTCACACTCCAGTGCAACAGCCTCTGTGATGTACagtgtggtcacccccatgctgaaccccttcatctataGTCTGAGGAATAAGGACATCATGGGAGCTCTGAGGAGACTCTTTGTTGGCAAGCTGTAG